A single Polynucleobacter acidiphobus DNA region contains:
- the ttdA gene encoding L(+)-tartrate dehydratase subunit alpha codes for MDKQAQVQDLTNVLSKFTAYIGKRLPTDVTSKLGELRSKEVNFLAKEVYESMRQNQEAADKLDRPSCQDTGVIQYFLTAGAKFPLLGELEEILSNATLGATKEGPLRHNAVETFDEKNTGTNTGSKIPWLDWEIVPERDDCVIDVYMAGGGCTLPGAAKVLMPGQGYEGVAEFVFDVITSRGVNACPPLLVGVGVSTSAETAARLSKKAILRPVTSKSANENAALMEELLADGLNELGLGPQGLTGNNSVMGVNIEHSARHPSTIGVAVSTGCWAHRRGKIRINSDLTYEVISHEGFKV; via the coding sequence GATGTGACCAGTAAATTGGGAGAATTGCGTAGCAAAGAAGTCAATTTTTTGGCTAAGGAAGTGTATGAGTCCATGCGCCAAAATCAGGAGGCCGCCGACAAGTTAGATCGCCCCAGCTGCCAAGATACTGGCGTGATTCAGTATTTCTTAACCGCAGGTGCCAAGTTTCCTCTGCTTGGGGAATTGGAAGAGATACTGAGTAATGCTACTTTGGGGGCTACCAAAGAAGGGCCACTACGGCATAACGCAGTTGAAACCTTTGATGAGAAGAATACTGGTACCAATACGGGGTCCAAGATTCCTTGGCTTGATTGGGAAATCGTGCCGGAGCGCGATGATTGCGTGATCGATGTGTATATGGCCGGGGGTGGTTGCACCTTGCCCGGAGCCGCCAAAGTGCTAATGCCTGGTCAAGGTTATGAGGGTGTGGCTGAATTTGTGTTTGATGTCATCACTTCGCGCGGTGTGAATGCTTGTCCTCCATTATTAGTGGGGGTTGGGGTATCGACTTCCGCAGAAACGGCGGCACGTTTATCGAAAAAAGCTATTTTGCGCCCCGTAACTTCCAAAAGTGCGAATGAAAATGCCGCGCTGATGGAAGAACTCTTAGCCGATGGTTTGAATGAACTTGGCCTTGGACCTCAGGGCTTAACAGGGAACAACAGTGTGATGGGCGTCAATATTGAACACTCTGCACGCCATCCTTCGACGATTGGGGTAGCCGTCTCCACCGGTTGTTGGGCCCATCGTCGCGGCAAGATACGGATCAATAGTGATCTCACCTATGAAGTCATTTCTCACGAAGGGTTTAAGGTATGA